A single window of Leptospira wolffii serovar Khorat str. Khorat-H2 DNA harbors:
- a CDS encoding flagellar motor protein MotB, whose product MKTNRSYLFISILPFLFSFCVSQGKYDALQEAYDKKARDLALLEQDKQGLQRSMDDMKKIQEETQRRVLEYKNLLASFKDMIDSGKLKIRIVDGRMVVVLSSDVLFPPGSATLSSKGADAVKEVTSILASLPGRRFQVEGHTDDVPTGIKGYSNWELASARALNVLHTMVKSGMPEERISAASMGASRPAVPNTNAENRTANRRIEIVIVPDLSNLPGIEELRKMSE is encoded by the coding sequence ATGAAAACAAATCGTTCTTATCTTTTTATTTCCATATTACCTTTCCTTTTCTCCTTTTGCGTGTCTCAAGGAAAATACGACGCTCTTCAGGAAGCTTACGATAAGAAGGCGAGAGATCTCGCGCTTCTTGAACAAGACAAGCAGGGTCTGCAAAGATCCATGGATGACATGAAGAAGATCCAGGAAGAAACGCAGAGACGCGTCCTAGAATATAAGAATCTTCTAGCCAGCTTCAAAGACATGATAGACTCCGGAAAACTCAAGATACGTATCGTCGACGGAAGAATGGTGGTCGTTCTTTCCTCCGACGTTCTATTCCCTCCGGGGTCTGCGACTCTTTCCTCAAAGGGAGCGGATGCGGTCAAAGAAGTCACGAGTATTCTCGCTTCTCTTCCCGGGAGAAGATTCCAAGTAGAGGGACATACGGACGATGTTCCTACCGGAATCAAAGGCTATTCCAATTGGGAACTTGCCTCCGCAAGAGCTTTAAACGTTTTACATACTATGGTGAAATCCGGTATGCCGGAAGAAAGAATCAGCGCCGCATCCATGGGGGCGTCTCGTCCCGCCGTTCCGAATACGAACGCGGAGAATCGGACTGCGAATCGAAGAATCGAGATCGTTATCGTTCCGGACCTTTCCAATCTTCCAGGAATCGAAGAATTACGTAAGATGAGCGAATAA